The Desulfovibrionales bacterium genome window below encodes:
- the fabZ gene encoding 3-hydroxyacyl-ACP dehydratase FabZ, which produces MNMETNKINIREILKILPHRYPFLLVDKILECKSGESIKGLKNVTINEPFFQGHFPGQPIMPGVLILEAMAQVGGILAYLSNEEEMKNRLFYFIGLDKVRFRKTVVPGDQIVFDLTMLKRKMKMYMMAGRATVDGKLVAEAELMAAMSDDTGA; this is translated from the coding sequence ATGAACATGGAAACAAACAAGATAAACATCAGAGAGATATTGAAGATATTACCGCATCGGTACCCATTTTTATTGGTAGATAAAATCCTGGAGTGCAAGTCGGGAGAATCGATAAAAGGCCTTAAGAATGTCACTATTAACGAACCATTTTTTCAGGGCCACTTTCCGGGTCAGCCGATCATGCCAGGGGTGCTGATTTTAGAGGCTATGGCCCAGGTAGGGGGGATACTGGCCTATCTTTCCAACGAGGAGGAAATGAAAAACAGGCTGTTTTATTTTATCGGCCTGGATAAGGTTCGTTTCCGGAAGACGGTAGTCCCCGGAGATCAGATTGTCTTTGATTTAACCATGCTGAAACGAAAAATGAAGATGTACATGATGGCCGGCCGGGCCACGGTCGACGGCAAGCTGGTGGCTGAAGCCGAACTGATGGCTGCTATGTCGGATGATACCGGTGCTTAA
- the lpxA gene encoding acyl-ACP--UDP-N-acetylglucosamine O-acyltransferase, giving the protein MKIHPTAIVDTNAVLAEGVEIGPYVIIGNDVKIGARTTVGPHTTIEGCTTIGEDCKIAQFATIGAAPQDMKYKGNPTAVEIGNGNIIREYVTIHRGTENGGRVTRIGDYNFLMAYTHIAHDCKIGNHVIFANCATLGGHVEIQDHAVLGGLVAVHQFSRIGGYAFVGGLSGIIKDIPPYVIASGERAKLFGINIIGLKRHNFSPEAIDALRSAYKLIVRSPLTLKEAVETAEREVLQVPEVQYFIDFIKNSKRGIPRK; this is encoded by the coding sequence ATGAAGATTCACCCTACAGCTATTGTCGATACAAACGCTGTTTTGGCAGAGGGTGTCGAAATCGGTCCTTATGTCATAATTGGCAATGATGTAAAGATCGGGGCCCGGACTACAGTTGGTCCCCATACTACCATAGAGGGCTGCACCACTATCGGTGAAGACTGCAAGATAGCGCAATTTGCGACTATCGGTGCGGCTCCCCAGGATATGAAATATAAAGGGAACCCTACCGCGGTTGAGATCGGCAACGGCAATATTATACGGGAGTATGTCACCATTCACAGGGGGACAGAAAACGGTGGAAGAGTCACCCGGATCGGCGACTATAACTTTTTGATGGCTTATACACATATAGCTCATGACTGTAAGATCGGAAACCATGTTATCTTCGCCAACTGCGCCACCTTGGGAGGGCACGTGGAAATCCAGGATCATGCCGTCCTGGGCGGCCTGGTGGCTGTCCACCAATTTTCCCGTATCGGAGGTTATGCCTTTGTGGGTGGTTTATCCGGTATCATTAAAGACATCCCGCCTTACGTTATAGCTTCAGGGGAGAGGGCCAAGCTCTTTGGTATAAATATTATCGGCTTAAAGAGGCATAATTTTTCGCCCGAGGCCATAGATGCCCTGAGGTCGGCTTATAAATTAATAGTCCGTTCGCCGCTCACTCTCAAAGAGGCCGTTGAAACCGCAGAAAGAGAGGTTTTGCAGGTGCCAGAGGTTCAATACTTTATCGATTTTATTAAGAACTCTAAGAGGGGCATTCCAAGAAAATGA
- a CDS encoding Gfo/Idh/MocA family oxidoreductase translates to MQKVKVGVVGVGYLGQYHAEKYASMAEADLIGVVDIDKKRAHEIAEKYGAKPYTNYKDLIGKVEAVSVVVPTTLHYPVAGHFLRQGIDVLLEKPMTCTLSEAGRLIKLAKAKNLILQVGHLERFNPAVVALRDHLENPLFIESHRLSTFKGRGIDVDVVLDLMIHDIDIILNIVKSKLKDIHAVGVPVITPNTDIANVRLEFENGCTANVTVSRISNKNMRKIRIFQPNAYLSVDYARREIVVIKKTAQNGMYGFPGIEEQVASFPESDSLAEELRAFVSSVRTRKPPVVSGEDGQRALHVALKIMKQINRTIENLGRSLNMSLPEHACRVS, encoded by the coding sequence ATGCAGAAAGTTAAAGTCGGGGTTGTAGGTGTAGGCTATTTAGGCCAGTACCATGCCGAAAAATATGCATCTATGGCAGAGGCCGATCTGATTGGGGTAGTGGATATCGACAAAAAACGGGCCCATGAAATTGCAGAAAAATATGGGGCTAAACCCTATACTAACTATAAGGATCTCATCGGAAAGGTTGAAGCGGTAAGTGTGGTCGTCCCCACCACTCTGCACTACCCGGTCGCCGGCCATTTTCTCAGACAGGGGATAGACGTTTTACTTGAAAAGCCCATGACCTGTACCCTGTCCGAAGCAGGCCGGTTGATTAAACTGGCGAAGGCAAAAAATCTTATCTTGCAGGTCGGCCATCTGGAACGCTTTAATCCGGCGGTAGTGGCCTTAAGGGACCACCTTGAGAATCCGCTTTTTATCGAGTCTCACCGGCTTTCAACTTTTAAGGGCCGGGGAATCGATGTGGACGTGGTCCTGGACCTCATGATACATGATATTGATATTATCCTGAATATCGTCAAATCAAAGCTTAAGGATATCCATGCGGTCGGAGTACCGGTTATCACGCCTAATACAGATATAGCCAATGTGCGTCTGGAATTTGAAAACGGCTGCACGGCTAATGTCACAGTAAGCCGCATCTCTAATAAAAATATGCGGAAGATAAGAATATTCCAGCCCAACGCCTACCTGTCCGTCGATTATGCACGCAGGGAAATCGTAGTTATTAAGAAAACTGCTCAAAACGGTATGTATGGTTTCCCGGGCATTGAGGAACAGGTCGCTTCTTTCCCTGAGAGTGACTCTCTGGCAGAAGAACTCAGGGCCTTTGTCTCTTCTGTCCGAACCAGGAAGCCGCCGGTTGTTTCAGGCGAGGATGGCCAAAGGGCCCTCCATGTGGCCTTAAAGATTATGAAACAAATAAATCGGACTATAGAGAACCTTGGTCGCTCACTAAATATGTCCTTGCCGGAACATGCCTGCCGGGTCAGCTAA
- the lpxI gene encoding UDP-2,3-diacylglucosamine diphosphatase LpxI (LpxI, functionally equivalent to LpxH, replaces it in LPS biosynthesis in a minority of bacteria.): protein MTRKIGIISGSGRFPLIFSEAARREGFEVIAIAHKGETRPELAETVDKIFWLKLGQLGKIIDIFKQEGVRDVVMAGGIDKKNIYRKVWPDMKAISVWSRLKNRLDDGILRALAGVLEEEGITVRESTLFLRSLLSPKGVLTRRKPTEEEMNDVEFGWKVAKEIGGLDIGQCIVVKDLVVLAVEAIEGTDETIRRGGQLANKGAVVVKVLKPKQDLRFDLPAVGLQTIRTMQEVRASCLAVESDKVLIFEKEEMLREADRSKIAVIAL, encoded by the coding sequence ATGACCAGGAAAATCGGGATCATCTCGGGCAGTGGCAGGTTCCCGCTCATTTTTTCCGAGGCGGCGCGCCGGGAAGGTTTTGAGGTCATAGCTATTGCGCACAAAGGAGAGACCAGGCCGGAACTGGCTGAGACTGTAGATAAGATTTTCTGGTTAAAGTTGGGCCAGTTGGGGAAGATAATCGATATCTTCAAGCAAGAAGGGGTGCGCGATGTGGTCATGGCCGGGGGTATAGATAAAAAGAATATCTATAGAAAGGTTTGGCCGGATATGAAGGCCATTTCTGTATGGTCGAGGTTAAAGAACCGGCTGGATGACGGCATCTTGCGGGCATTGGCCGGTGTCCTGGAGGAAGAGGGCATAACAGTCCGCGAATCAACCCTGTTTCTCCGGTCTCTTCTGTCGCCGAAGGGTGTTTTGACCCGGCGTAAGCCCACGGAAGAGGAGATGAACGACGTAGAATTCGGATGGAAAGTGGCCAAGGAGATCGGTGGACTTGATATCGGGCAATGCATTGTGGTTAAAGATCTGGTCGTTCTGGCAGTGGAAGCCATCGAAGGGACGGATGAAACTATCCGGCGGGGCGGGCAACTGGCTAATAAAGGGGCGGTCGTGGTAAAAGTTCTTAAACCGAAACAGGATCTTCGTTTTGATTTACCGGCGGTTGGTCTTCAGACCATCCGCACTATGCAGGAGGTACGGGCCTCCTGTCTGGCCGTCGAATCGGACAAGGTATTGATTTTTGAAAAAGAGGAGATGCTGCGGGAGGCCGACCGCAGTAAAATCGCCGTTATTGCCCTGTAA